A single window of Flavobacterium sp. 140616W15 DNA harbors:
- a CDS encoding gliding motility-associated C-terminal domain-containing protein: MTKTYIKAILSILFIGKMSAQTINIGEVSILSGTEFATVADFDNKSTGDFINDGQFIVYSNYNNDGLVTFSPKVTSGLTYFKGSATAQIISGNELSEFNNIKFENRMIQPAFLLSTAISIYGISDFNKGIVSNSNIGGTVVFEANASHRNTNNDSYIDGYVERNGNNDFQFPIGAEGYFRPSAISQTNSVENLFKSKYVFANSDELYPHAKKDDLITLIDANEYWEFESNQSTVDVALTLSWNSNTTPSELIKIDSDHSLAIVRWDDTESKWKFYSSAVDSQNETVTAAVNKSGIFTLGKVKTPNVDDVVVYNAVSPNDDGYNDYFNITGLEKFPDNTLEIYNRYGVKVFETSNYGANGNWFRGISEGRVTINKGEGLPTGTYFYILKYQVTHGASKDKAGYLYINND; the protein is encoded by the coding sequence ATGACCAAAACTTATATAAAAGCAATTCTATCAATACTTTTTATTGGTAAAATGAGTGCACAAACTATAAATATAGGAGAAGTATCGATTTTGTCAGGAACAGAGTTTGCAACGGTAGCAGATTTTGATAATAAATCGACAGGTGATTTTATTAATGATGGACAATTTATAGTTTATTCTAATTATAATAATGATGGATTAGTAACTTTTAGTCCCAAAGTAACTTCTGGATTAACCTATTTTAAGGGTTCGGCCACAGCTCAAATCATCTCAGGTAATGAATTAAGTGAATTTAATAATATAAAGTTTGAAAACAGAATGATTCAGCCAGCTTTTTTGTTGTCAACAGCAATTAGTATCTATGGAATTTCAGATTTTAATAAAGGAATAGTATCCAATAGTAATATAGGAGGAACAGTAGTTTTCGAAGCAAATGCATCTCACAGAAACACAAATAACGATAGTTATATCGATGGATATGTTGAACGTAATGGTAATAATGATTTTCAATTTCCTATCGGAGCAGAAGGTTATTTTAGACCATCAGCAATAAGTCAAACGAATTCAGTCGAGAATTTATTTAAGAGTAAATATGTGTTTGCAAATTCGGATGAATTATATCCTCATGCTAAAAAGGATGATCTGATTACATTAATAGATGCCAATGAATATTGGGAGTTCGAAAGCAATCAATCTACAGTTGATGTAGCATTAACGTTATCTTGGAATAGTAATACAACACCAAGTGAATTAATAAAAATAGATTCAGATCATTCTTTGGCAATTGTTAGATGGGATGATACTGAATCAAAATGGAAGTTTTACTCATCGGCTGTCGATAGCCAAAACGAAACTGTGACTGCAGCAGTTAATAAATCAGGAATTTTTACACTAGGTAAAGTAAAAACACCTAATGTAGATGATGTTGTTGTTTATAATGCTGTATCACCCAATGATGACGGTTATAATGATTACTTCAATATTACAGGATTAGAAAAATTTCCAGACAATACATTAGAGATATATAATCGTTATGGGGTAAAAGTATTTGAGACTTCAAATTATGGAGCCAATGGAAATTGGTTTAGAGGAATATCCGAAGGGAGAGTTACCATAAATAAGGGAGAAGGCTTACCAACAGGAACATATTTTTATATCCTAAAATATCAAGTAACCCATGGAGCTTCTAAAGATAAAGCAGGGTATTTATATATTAACAATGATTAA